Proteins found in one Anabas testudineus chromosome 1, fAnaTes1.2, whole genome shotgun sequence genomic segment:
- the LOC113161886 gene encoding prostaglandin D2 receptor 2 — protein sequence MSNSTREELYCPMLQLMREHSLNNNTKANLVVVCIHGLFSSLGILENALILWVVGFRLRRRTVASVWVLNLAMSDFLATLTLPLFTFYLSSSHSWVLGNPLCKIQASIFFLNMYVSAFLLAAISLDRLLMVVKPVWSQNHRSIAGAWKVCALGWVWAAINTLPYTLFRSVTKKLDGKNLCYHNFALVLSSQATLERDCKVRQAATAITKLLLAFLFPLVVIAASYIQIGLSLRKRDMKRKQSTNRLTDALIASNKDEASGTTDTPTSTKKTNIFLKPASTGPPLTLTPTLLSPTTSNQTSQGQLSQSFTRMVTFVIAAFVLCWAPYHIICIIEVTAQYWNNLYLVEVGLPLATTIAFLNPVLNPILYAFSCPHFCVRIRQSLGAVFDGLVEEGGGLLMIPGRSIRAHIRRRSSRDVSFGTPGSPKGSYSPRISPHIQPPIPLSVSSEDHKGNHSENTGNE from the coding sequence ATGTCAAACTCGACTAGAGAGGAGCTTTACTGCCCCATGCTACAGCTCATGCGGGAGCACAgcctcaacaacaacacaaaagccAATTTGGTGGTGGTTTGCATCCATggtcttttctcctctctgggtATTCTGGAGAACGCACTGATCCTATGGGTGGTTGGCTTCCGTCTGCGCCGCCGCACCGTGGCCTCTGTCTGGGTGCTCAACCTGGCCATGTCTGACTTCCTGGCCACCCTGACACTCCCTTTGTTCACCTTTTACCTTTCCTCCTCCCACAGCTGGGTGCTTGGCAACCCACTCTGTAAAATACAGGCATCTATCTTCTTCTTGAACATGTATGTGTCAGCTTTCCTGCTGGCAGCTATTTCACTGGACCGCTTACTTATGGTGGTCAAGCCAGTGTGGAGCCAGAATCATCGGTCAATAGCAGGAGCTTGGAAGGTGTGCGCCCTGGGTTGGGTGTGGGCAGCAATTAATACACTACCTTACACTTTATTCCGCTCCGTTACTAAAAAACTTGATGGTAAAAATTTGTGTTATCATAATTTCGCCCTGGTTTTATCTTCTCAAGCCACTCTGGAGAGAGATTGCAAAGTTAGGCAAGCAGCAACAGCCATAACCAAGTTGCTGTTAGCATTCCTCTTCCCCCTGGTGGTGATTGCAGCAAGCTACATCCAAATAGGTCTCAGCCTGAGGAAGAGGGACatgaagaggaagcagagtACGAACAGGCTAACTGATGCACTGATTGCCTCAAACAAAGATGAAGCATCAGGGACAACAGATACCCCTACATCTACAAAAAAGACTAACATTTTTCTCAAACCTGCGTCCACCGGTCCACCTTTGACTTTGACACCTACTTTGTTGTCCCCCACTACGTCTAATCAGACTAGCCAGGGCCAGCTATCCCAGAGCTTTACCAGAATGGTGACATTTGTGATTGCAGCATTTGTACTGTGCTGGGCTCCCTATCACATCATCTGCATCATTGAAGTGACAGCCCAGTACTGGAACAATCTCTACTTGGTGGAAGTGGGGCTGCCCCTGGCTACAACCATTGCATTCTTGAATCCAGTGTTAAACCCCATTCTGTACGCCTTCAGCTGTCCACACTTCTGTGTCAGAATACGTCAAAGTCTGGGAGCAGTGTTTGACGGACtggtggaggaaggagggggcTTACTGATGATCCCAGGGAGGAGCATAAGAGCTCATATTAGGCGGAGGAGCAGTCGAGACGTGAGCTTTGGAACACCAGGGTCACCAAAGGGTTCATATTCACCACGCATATCACCTCACATCCAACCACCCATCCCGTTGTCTGTGTCTTCTGAAGATCACAAAGGCAATCactcagaaaacacaggaaatgaatga